The following coding sequences are from one Streptomyces sp. NBC_01485 window:
- a CDS encoding DeoR/GlpR family DNA-binding transcription regulator, whose protein sequence is MLPDRRQQLILRVLRMDGPTSVVSLAEKVGASQATIRRDLVQLEDEGLLKRVYGGAAPVVGEDDPFADVASVRVEAKDALAAWCATLVRDGETVLLDIGTTAHRVARHLHGRNLTVITSNLAVYEELQDDKSVQLILLGGVVRRDYRSLVGFLTEDNLRQIHADRLFLGTSGIRPDGQVLDTTAVEVPVKRAMIAASAQVVLLADAGKFPGTGMARVCGPEELDVVVTNAPADDRTCSRLREAGVEVVEV, encoded by the coding sequence ATGCTCCCTGACCGAAGGCAACAGCTGATCCTGCGTGTCCTGCGCATGGACGGGCCCACCTCGGTGGTCTCCCTGGCCGAGAAGGTCGGGGCCAGCCAGGCCACCATCAGGCGCGACCTCGTGCAGTTGGAGGACGAGGGCCTGCTCAAACGCGTCTACGGCGGCGCCGCCCCCGTCGTCGGCGAGGACGACCCGTTCGCCGACGTGGCCTCGGTCCGGGTGGAGGCCAAGGACGCCCTGGCCGCCTGGTGCGCGACCCTCGTCAGGGACGGCGAGACCGTGCTGCTCGACATCGGCACCACGGCCCACCGGGTGGCCCGGCATCTGCACGGCCGGAACCTGACCGTGATCACCAGCAACCTGGCCGTCTACGAGGAACTCCAGGACGACAAGAGCGTCCAGTTGATCCTGCTGGGCGGCGTGGTGCGGCGCGACTACCGCTCGCTGGTCGGTTTCCTCACCGAGGACAACCTGCGGCAGATCCACGCCGACCGGCTGTTCCTCGGCACGAGCGGGATCCGCCCCGACGGGCAGGTGCTGGACACCACCGCCGTGGAGGTGCCCGTCAAGCGGGCGATGATCGCGGCCAGCGCGCAGGTGGTGCTGCTGGCGGACGCGGGCAAGTTCCCCGGCACCGGGATGGCCCGGGTGTGCGGGCCCGAGGAGCTCGACGTCGTGGTGACCAACGCCCCGGCGGACGACAGGACCTGCAGTCGGCTGCGTGAGGCGGGAGTCGAGGTGGTCGAAGTATGA
- a CDS encoding carbohydrate ABC transporter permease: MSAGAPRGPRRRVARYWPQYLAISPYYLLFTAFMLFPVLYTVFLAFQKWDGIGDMHFVGFQQFRFLWDDPVFWLSIRNTLVIWVLSTVPMLLMALVLAVLVNSTKRFTAFYRVALFIPSITSLVAIAIFFGAIFSNNFGLINAVLRSVHLSAVPWMSNEWTIKLVIAALMTWQWTGYNAIIYLAGLQSIPSEVYEAARMDGAGPVRIFFSITIPLLRPIILFTVVISTVTGLQSFTEPQVLFGSEASTNPNSGGPGQAGLTTLLYFYHQAFDNNDFGYGAAIVWAFFLLILLIVVINWRLVQRKERRP; encoded by the coding sequence GTGTCGGCCGGGGCCCCGCGCGGGCCGCGGCGGCGGGTCGCCAGGTACTGGCCGCAGTACCTCGCCATCTCGCCGTACTACCTGCTCTTCACGGCCTTCATGCTCTTCCCGGTCCTCTACACCGTCTTTCTGGCGTTCCAGAAGTGGGACGGCATCGGGGACATGCACTTCGTCGGGTTCCAGCAGTTCCGCTTCCTGTGGGACGACCCGGTGTTCTGGCTGTCCATCCGCAACACCCTCGTCATCTGGGTGCTGTCGACCGTGCCGATGCTCCTCATGGCGCTGGTGCTCGCGGTGCTGGTGAACTCCACCAAGCGCTTCACCGCGTTCTACCGGGTCGCCCTGTTCATCCCCAGCATCACGTCGCTGGTGGCCATCGCGATCTTCTTCGGCGCGATCTTCAGCAACAACTTCGGCCTGATCAACGCCGTCCTCCGGTCGGTGCACCTGTCCGCCGTGCCGTGGATGAGCAACGAGTGGACGATCAAGCTGGTGATCGCGGCGCTGATGACCTGGCAGTGGACCGGCTACAACGCGATCATCTACCTGGCCGGCCTCCAGTCGATCCCCTCGGAGGTCTACGAGGCCGCCAGGATGGACGGCGCCGGTCCGGTCCGGATCTTCTTCTCCATCACGATCCCGCTGCTGCGGCCCATCATCCTGTTCACCGTGGTGATCTCCACCGTCACGGGCCTGCAGAGCTTCACCGAACCGCAGGTGCTGTTCGGCAGCGAGGCGTCCACCAATCCCAACTCCGGCGGACCGGGCCAGGCGGGTCTGACCACCTTGCTGTACTTCTACCACCAGGCCTTCGACAACAACGACTTCGGCTACGGGGCCGCGATCGTCTGGGCCTTCTTCCTGCTGATCCTGCTCATCGTCGTCATCAACTGGCGCCTGGTGCAGCGTAAGGAGCGACGGCCATGA
- a CDS encoding S8 family serine peptidase, translated as MASPTPLFKAGVVQESRSEPGLRAVTLITGDRFLVDRDGDLVSVTPGEGREEVGFRVEASRDHLYAIPTDAERMIAQGTLDRGLFDLKALLDAGYDDARRGELPLILGGTTSTSLSATRLGSRPVPEGTVVTKKLPAVRGVAVEVGKETAGELWKALTLPNASRAAAGIRKIWLDGTVRATLDRSVPQIGAPSAWAAGYTGQGVRTAVLDTGIDSSHPDLAGRVVGERNFSGAADAVDHFGHGTHVASIITGSGAASDGKFKGVAPGVTLLNGKVLGDQGSGSESGILAGMQWAVDQGAKVVNMSLGGPDGPGTDPLEDAVDTLSARYGTLFVVAAGNEGDDGDSTVGSPGSADAALTVGAVDDSDALASFSSTGPRVDDNAVKPDITGPGVHIVAARAAGTALCQNSCVQPGDGPVDDHYTSASGTSMATPHVAGAAALLASAHPDWSGGQLKRALMASARPTADRGAFQQGAGRVDVAAAMNERVTSDPASLSFGLAAYPHTDDAPAGKTLTYRNSGDEDVVLDLAASTTDRAGRAVNDGTFTVSPERVTVPAGGTATATVTSDTRVGSTLGQLSGTVTATTASATAAAAAVVARTPLGIVRETERYDLTLRHIGADGNAPAPATGDTLYDVVTGEIHSISMKSDGTAVVRVPPGTYHLTSTVYTRRTDGSYARAALYQPEIVVDRDTSLTLDARVAKPISVTLPDPQATASSGVLAVRRTMANGQGRLTSSWLGSLDRLSFAQIGGPSTTGAKKGSTTGTATGSLQAMIGGVWTRPEAYEGANPPEYRLAYSLPEKPYAGLTRHLTRRDLARIDSTLGASVTKKRADISAVPYAADGMSSAGVAIRTTTALPRVQTDYVNTEAAVSWGFIVTQNGQTLQNEANYYTPERRYRPGRTYRATYGVGVFGPGLGLAEGRDSFGGTGWGLFRTGDTLRMSIPLHTDGAGHPGTTGLRFGGSARTTLVADGTSLLNIAAPPSTGDITVPAGDARYTLSTDLNQQATITDVSSRITSTWTFRSATVPTGTQRVPLLNVRYAPRLATDSTTPAGKPVLVPVTVEGARAGVRTLTVDVSYDAGRSWQRAPVHAGRALLLRPPTDSASVSLRAKAVDGRGNTAEQTIIRAFKVTPLDN; from the coding sequence ATGGCGTCCCCGACTCCCCTGTTCAAGGCGGGAGTTGTCCAGGAGTCTCGCAGCGAGCCGGGGTTGCGGGCGGTGACGCTGATCACCGGGGACCGGTTTCTCGTGGACCGGGACGGCGACCTCGTGTCGGTCACGCCCGGTGAAGGGCGCGAGGAGGTCGGCTTCCGGGTCGAGGCCTCCCGCGATCACCTGTACGCGATTCCCACGGACGCGGAGCGGATGATCGCGCAAGGCACCCTGGACCGTGGGCTGTTCGACCTCAAGGCCCTGCTGGACGCCGGGTACGACGACGCGCGGCGCGGTGAACTCCCGTTGATCCTCGGCGGGACCACGTCCACGTCCTTGTCCGCCACCCGGCTGGGTTCGCGGCCCGTTCCCGAGGGGACGGTCGTCACGAAGAAGCTGCCGGCCGTCCGTGGCGTCGCCGTCGAGGTCGGCAAGGAGACGGCCGGTGAGCTGTGGAAGGCGCTGACCCTCCCGAACGCCTCCCGGGCGGCGGCCGGAATCCGGAAGATCTGGCTCGACGGCACGGTGCGGGCCACGTTGGACCGCAGCGTGCCGCAGATCGGGGCGCCGAGCGCGTGGGCGGCCGGTTACACCGGACAGGGCGTCAGGACCGCCGTCCTGGACACCGGCATCGACTCAAGTCACCCGGACCTGGCGGGCCGTGTCGTCGGCGAGAGGAACTTCTCCGGTGCCGCCGACGCGGTCGACCACTTCGGCCACGGCACCCACGTGGCGTCGATCATCACGGGCAGCGGCGCCGCCTCCGACGGCAAGTTCAAGGGCGTCGCCCCGGGCGTCACCCTGCTGAACGGCAAGGTGCTGGGCGACCAGGGCAGCGGCAGCGAATCGGGCATCCTCGCGGGGATGCAGTGGGCGGTCGACCAGGGCGCGAAGGTCGTCAACATGAGCCTGGGCGGCCCGGACGGCCCGGGCACCGACCCCCTCGAGGACGCCGTCGACACCCTGTCCGCCCGGTACGGCACCCTGTTCGTCGTCGCCGCGGGCAACGAGGGCGACGACGGTGACAGTACGGTCGGCAGCCCGGGCAGCGCGGACGCCGCGCTGACGGTGGGCGCCGTCGACGACTCCGACGCCCTGGCCTCGTTCTCCAGCACCGGTCCCCGGGTGGACGACAACGCCGTCAAGCCCGACATCACCGGCCCCGGTGTGCACATCGTGGCCGCCCGCGCGGCCGGCACGGCGCTGTGTCAGAACAGTTGCGTGCAGCCGGGCGACGGGCCGGTCGACGACCACTACACCTCGGCGTCCGGCACCTCCATGGCCACGCCGCATGTCGCCGGTGCGGCGGCGCTCCTGGCGAGCGCGCACCCCGACTGGTCCGGCGGGCAACTGAAACGCGCGCTGATGGCCTCCGCCAGGCCCACCGCCGACCGAGGCGCGTTCCAGCAGGGCGCGGGCCGGGTCGACGTCGCCGCCGCGATGAACGAGCGGGTCACCAGTGACCCGGCGTCGCTGAGCTTCGGTCTCGCCGCCTATCCGCACACCGACGACGCGCCGGCCGGCAAGACCCTGACGTACCGCAACAGCGGCGACGAGGACGTCGTCCTCGACCTGGCCGCGTCGACGACCGACCGTGCGGGCCGGGCGGTCAACGACGGCACGTTCACCGTCTCCCCGGAGCGGGTCACCGTCCCGGCCGGCGGCACCGCGACCGCCACCGTCACCTCCGACACCCGGGTGGGCTCGACCCTCGGCCAGTTGTCCGGCACGGTCACGGCCACCACTGCCTCCGCGACCGCTGCCGCCGCCGCCGTCGTCGCCCGCACCCCGCTCGGCATCGTCCGGGAGACGGAACGCTACGACCTGACGCTCCGTCACATCGGGGCCGACGGGAACGCCCCGGCGCCGGCGACCGGGGACACCCTCTACGACGTCGTCACCGGCGAGATCCACTCGATCTCGATGAAGTCCGACGGCACCGCGGTGGTGCGCGTTCCCCCCGGCACCTACCACCTCACCAGCACCGTCTACACGCGCCGGACGGACGGCTCGTACGCGCGAGCGGCCCTCTACCAGCCCGAGATCGTCGTGGACAGGGACACGTCCCTGACGCTCGACGCCCGCGTCGCCAAGCCGATCAGCGTCACCCTGCCCGACCCTCAGGCCACGGCCTCCTCCGGTGTCCTGGCCGTCCGACGGACCATGGCCAACGGGCAGGGCAGACTGACGAGTTCCTGGCTGGGCTCGCTCGACCGGCTCTCGTTCGCGCAGATCGGCGGCCCCTCCACGACAGGAGCCAAGAAAGGGTCCACGACCGGTACCGCTACCGGGTCGCTCCAGGCGATGATCGGCGGCGTCTGGACCCGCCCGGAGGCCTACGAGGGCGCCAACCCGCCTGAATACCGGCTCGCCTACTCACTGCCGGAGAAGCCGTACGCCGGTCTCACCCGGCATCTCACCCGTCGTGACCTGGCCCGGATCGACAGCACCCTCGGTGCCTCCGTCACGAAGAAGCGGGCCGACATCTCGGCGGTTCCCTACGCGGCGGACGGCATGAGCTCCGCGGGCGTCGCCATCCGCACCACCACCGCCCTGCCCCGCGTGCAGACCGACTACGTCAACACCGAGGCCGCGGTGTCCTGGGGCTTCATCGTGACGCAGAACGGCCAGACGCTCCAGAACGAGGCCAACTACTACACCCCTGAACGCCGGTACCGTCCCGGCCGGACTTACCGGGCCACCTACGGAGTCGGCGTCTTCGGCCCCGGGCTGGGCCTCGCCGAAGGCCGCGACAGTTTCGGCGGCACCGGCTGGGGTCTCTTCCGCACCGGCGACACCCTCCGGATGAGCATCCCCCTCCACACCGACGGCGCCGGCCACCCGGGCACCACCGGCCTGCGCTTCGGCGGCAGCGCCCGCACCACACTCGTGGCCGACGGCACCTCCCTCCTCAACATCGCCGCACCGCCCTCCACCGGCGACATCACCGTCCCGGCCGGCGACGCCCGCTACACCCTGTCCACCGACCTCAACCAACAGGCCACCATCACCGACGTCTCCTCCCGGATCACCTCCACCTGGACGTTCCGCTCCGCCACGGTCCCGACCGGCACCCAGCGCGTTCCCCTGCTGAACGTCCGCTACGCACCCCGCCTCGCGACGGACTCGACCACACCCGCCGGGAAGCCGGTCCTCGTGCCGGTCACGGTGGAAGGAGCGCGCGCGGGCGTAAGGACTTTGACCGTGGACGTCTCCTACGACGCGGGCAGGTCCTGGCAGCGAGCGCCCGTGCACGCGGGCCGCGCCCTGCTGCTGCGGCCGCCCACGGACTCCGCCTCCGTGTCGCTGCGCGCCAAGGCGGTGGACGGCAGAGGGAACACGGCCGAGCAGACGATCATCCGCGCGTTCAAGGTCACCCCACTCGACAACTGA
- a CDS encoding extracellular solute-binding protein encodes MDLSRRRFLQAAVLTAATAGATAACGGGSGTSGAKDSKDLSLWYWAGGLSDKVVADAKQHFSDVTLKTSVVGGDFKTKLLTGLRAAQSAPDITGVKGEDIASFLPNADRFVDLNTVGADKLAPQYLSWKLKQATTKDGKLIGFPIDIGPCATYYREDLFAKAGLPTDPAQVSAQLSTWDDYFKAGVELHKAVPATYLINNIGSVFSMIIGQGTQRFIDEDGEFIGDQDHIRAAWTTAVKPCTLGIDAKINDNTWNAAIGSGALGTEIGAAWHALDISNAAPGTKGKWRVASLPGGPSNLGGSFLAIPATSGNPEEAFKIISWILDPANQARGFTDAALFPTAPAAYKLPALTGGDAFFGGQKTIEIFGPAAEKIPSAYEAPADAAVSAPYFSELTSIEAKGKDPDEAWKDAVAQAKQIAQRQGVK; translated from the coding sequence GTGGACCTTTCCCGCAGACGATTCCTTCAGGCCGCCGTGCTGACGGCCGCCACGGCAGGTGCCACCGCGGCGTGCGGCGGCGGCTCCGGGACGAGCGGCGCCAAGGACAGCAAGGACCTGAGCCTCTGGTACTGGGCCGGCGGCCTCAGTGACAAGGTCGTCGCGGACGCCAAGCAGCACTTCTCCGACGTCACCCTCAAGACCTCCGTGGTCGGCGGCGACTTCAAGACCAAGCTGCTCACCGGCCTGCGGGCCGCCCAGTCCGCCCCGGACATCACCGGCGTCAAGGGCGAGGACATCGCCTCCTTCCTGCCCAACGCCGACCGCTTCGTCGACCTGAACACCGTCGGCGCGGACAAGCTGGCCCCGCAGTACCTGTCGTGGAAGCTGAAGCAGGCCACCACGAAGGACGGCAAGCTCATCGGCTTCCCGATCGACATCGGGCCGTGCGCCACCTACTACCGCGAGGACCTCTTCGCGAAGGCGGGCCTGCCCACCGACCCCGCCCAGGTCTCCGCCCAGCTGTCCACCTGGGACGACTACTTCAAGGCCGGCGTCGAGCTGCACAAGGCCGTCCCCGCGACCTACCTGATCAACAACATCGGCTCGGTGTTCTCGATGATCATCGGCCAGGGCACCCAGCGGTTCATCGACGAGGACGGCGAATTCATCGGCGACCAGGACCACATCCGCGCCGCCTGGACCACCGCCGTGAAGCCCTGCACCCTCGGTATCGACGCCAAGATCAACGACAACACCTGGAACGCGGCCATCGGCAGCGGGGCCCTGGGCACCGAGATCGGCGCCGCCTGGCACGCGCTGGACATCAGCAACGCCGCCCCGGGCACCAAGGGCAAGTGGCGGGTGGCGAGCCTGCCCGGCGGGCCGTCCAACCTCGGCGGGTCCTTCCTGGCCATCCCCGCGACCAGCGGCAACCCCGAGGAAGCCTTCAAGATCATCAGCTGGATCCTCGACCCGGCGAACCAGGCCCGCGGCTTCACCGACGCGGCCCTCTTCCCGACCGCACCGGCCGCCTACAAGCTGCCGGCGCTGACCGGCGGCGACGCCTTCTTCGGCGGCCAGAAGACCATCGAGATCTTCGGCCCGGCGGCCGAGAAGATCCCCTCCGCCTACGAGGCTCCGGCCGACGCGGCGGTCTCGGCGCCCTACTTCAGCGAGCTGACCAGCATCGAGGCCAAGGGCAAGGACCCCGACGAGGCCTGGAAGGACGCGGTCGCCCAGGCCAAGCAGATCGCCCAGCGTCAGGGAGTGAAGTGA
- a CDS encoding dioxygenase family protein: MTTDFSIETATAAVVDSFARTGDPRLRELLSGLVRHLHDFVRDVEPTRAEWEQAIAFLTATGQRCDDTRQEFIMLSDVLGVSMLVEAVNDRKEAAATDSTVLGPFHMVASPPRALGDSIDLTGTGEPCLITGRVVSVDGTPLPGATLDVWQADDHGFYDVQQPGEQPQGNGRGLFTADAEGRFWFRSCVPSPYPIPTDGPVGALLEATGRHPYRPAHVHFIVAAEGHRPVTTHIFVAGSDYLESDAVFAVRKSLVQEFVEVDAPVRAEALGLANPFRQARFDIVLQPVPVPA, from the coding sequence ATGACGACGGACTTCAGCATCGAGACCGCGACGGCAGCGGTCGTGGACAGTTTCGCCCGCACCGGCGACCCCCGGCTGCGGGAGCTGCTGTCCGGTCTGGTGCGGCATCTGCACGACTTCGTACGGGACGTCGAACCGACCCGGGCCGAATGGGAGCAGGCGATCGCCTTCCTCACCGCCACCGGGCAGCGGTGCGACGACACCCGGCAGGAGTTCATCATGCTCTCGGACGTCCTGGGCGTGTCGATGCTCGTCGAGGCGGTCAACGACCGCAAGGAGGCCGCCGCCACCGACTCCACGGTCCTCGGCCCCTTCCACATGGTCGCCTCCCCGCCGCGCGCGCTCGGGGACTCGATCGACCTGACCGGCACCGGCGAACCCTGTCTGATCACCGGACGGGTCGTCTCCGTCGACGGCACCCCGCTGCCCGGCGCCACCCTGGACGTGTGGCAGGCCGACGACCACGGCTTCTACGACGTCCAGCAGCCGGGCGAGCAGCCGCAGGGCAACGGGCGCGGACTGTTCACCGCCGACGCGGAGGGCCGCTTCTGGTTCCGCTCGTGCGTCCCGAGCCCCTATCCGATCCCGACGGACGGACCGGTCGGAGCGCTGCTGGAGGCGACCGGCCGCCATCCCTACCGTCCCGCGCACGTCCACTTCATCGTGGCGGCCGAAGGACACCGGCCCGTCACGACGCACATCTTCGTGGCGGGCAGCGACTATCTGGAGTCGGACGCGGTCTTCGCCGTCAGGAAGAGCCTCGTGCAGGAGTTCGTCGAGGTGGACGCGCCGGTGCGGGCGGAGGCGCTCGGCCTGGCCAACCCGTTCCGCCAGGCCCGCTTCGACATCGTGCTGCAACCGGTTCCGGTCCCGGCGTGA
- a CDS encoding glycoside hydrolase family 43 protein: protein MTTRPPTPSRRALLRAMAALPATALVLGETPGLLGTALAAAPAAGSATRYTIVPFLDSDDGTVNVYQSDDATDFRLVRSAAYAPPSNRIRDASVFKHTDGSYYVTYTTHTWQDTSTTIGFARSSDRVNWTFLYDYPVPIANLSRAWAPEWFVDSDGSVNVIVSCSTANDEWIFTPYVLRATNSTLTAWSSPVALSGIGPNHIDTYVVKTGSTYHAFTKNETAKYIEYGTASRLTGPYTITKTGDWAGWGSYREGPSVIQLDNGGWRIFFDGYGDGTYYYSDSHDTFATWTAPKGLPGISGTARHFTVIKETVTGGPTLTKNTTRSLRSANYTTRYWQEQPALLNLPVMSGSSAAAEKQAATFTVVAGLADANAYSLRDASGNYLRHYSFRGRFDADDGTSTFARDATFIARTGTTSDAIRFESYNYPGYYLRHYAYQLRVEQPDGTDLFRQDSSFVPVTPWA from the coding sequence ATGACGACACGTCCCCCCACCCCGTCCCGCCGTGCCCTGCTGCGCGCGATGGCCGCGCTGCCCGCCACTGCACTCGTGCTCGGCGAGACGCCCGGCCTGCTCGGCACGGCCCTCGCCGCCGCGCCCGCCGCCGGATCGGCCACCCGCTACACCATCGTCCCGTTCCTCGACAGCGACGACGGCACGGTGAACGTCTACCAGTCCGACGACGCCACCGACTTCCGGCTGGTGCGGTCCGCCGCCTACGCCCCGCCGAGCAACCGCATCCGCGACGCGAGCGTCTTCAAGCACACCGACGGCTCCTACTACGTCACCTACACCACCCACACCTGGCAGGACACCAGCACGACCATCGGTTTCGCCCGCAGCTCGGACCGGGTCAACTGGACGTTCCTGTACGACTATCCGGTCCCGATCGCCAACCTGTCCCGCGCCTGGGCCCCGGAGTGGTTCGTCGACAGCGACGGCAGCGTCAACGTCATCGTGTCCTGCTCCACGGCCAACGACGAGTGGATCTTCACCCCTTACGTACTCAGGGCCACCAACTCCACGCTCACCGCCTGGAGTTCACCCGTCGCCCTGTCCGGCATCGGGCCGAACCACATCGACACGTACGTCGTGAAGACCGGCTCGACCTACCACGCGTTCACCAAGAACGAGACGGCGAAGTACATCGAGTACGGCACCGCGTCGCGCCTCACCGGCCCCTACACGATCACGAAGACCGGCGACTGGGCGGGCTGGGGCAGCTACCGGGAGGGCCCGTCCGTCATCCAGCTCGACAACGGCGGCTGGCGGATCTTCTTCGACGGGTACGGCGACGGCACCTACTACTACAGCGACAGCCACGACACCTTCGCCACCTGGACCGCGCCCAAGGGCCTGCCCGGCATCTCGGGCACGGCGCGCCACTTCACGGTCATCAAGGAGACGGTGACCGGCGGCCCGACCCTCACGAAGAACACCACCCGCTCCCTTCGCTCCGCCAACTACACCACCCGCTACTGGCAGGAGCAGCCCGCCCTGCTCAACCTGCCCGTGATGAGCGGCTCCAGCGCCGCCGCCGAGAAGCAGGCGGCCACCTTCACCGTCGTGGCCGGCCTCGCCGACGCGAACGCCTACTCCCTGCGCGACGCGTCCGGCAACTACCTGCGCCACTACTCCTTCCGCGGCCGATTCGACGCCGACGACGGCACGTCGACCTTCGCCAGGGACGCCACCTTCATCGCCCGGACGGGCACGACGAGCGACGCGATCCGCTTCGAGTCGTACAACTACCCCGGCTACTACCTGCGCCACTACGCCTACCAACTCCGCGTGGAACAGCCGGACGGCACCGACCTGTTCCGCCAGGACAGCTCGTTCGTGCCGGTGACTCCCTGGGCCTGA
- a CDS encoding carbohydrate ABC transporter permease: protein MSSGTSGGTNGLNRRRVRGLSVHLILMTGVAVSVFPFYWIVVMATNTSQDIYSYPPKLWFGDHLLTNVQHLFDRMDFFGSLFNTMIVAVCTTLLVLFFDSLAAFAFAKYDFPGKKYLFGLLLSMYILPTQLAIIPQYEIMVQLGWLGTLKALIVPAAANAFGIFWMRQYTSTSVPDELLDAARIEGAGFFRLYWHVVLPCVRPALAFLGIYTFIGAWNDYILPLVMLVDPGRLTLQVALAQLYSGHSTDYSMVMAGVLLSVIPLVLVFTFFARGFIADATKGALK, encoded by the coding sequence ATGAGCAGCGGCACGAGCGGCGGTACGAACGGTCTGAACCGCCGGCGCGTCCGGGGGCTGAGCGTCCATCTCATCCTGATGACCGGTGTGGCCGTCTCGGTGTTCCCGTTCTACTGGATCGTCGTCATGGCGACGAACACCTCGCAGGACATCTACAGCTACCCGCCGAAGCTGTGGTTCGGCGATCATCTGCTGACCAACGTCCAGCACCTGTTCGACAGGATGGACTTCTTCGGGTCGCTGTTCAACACGATGATCGTGGCGGTCTGCACGACCCTGCTGGTGCTGTTCTTCGACTCCCTGGCGGCCTTCGCCTTCGCCAAGTACGACTTCCCCGGCAAGAAGTACCTGTTCGGCCTGCTGCTGTCGATGTACATCCTGCCGACCCAACTGGCGATCATCCCGCAGTACGAGATCATGGTGCAGTTGGGCTGGCTCGGCACGCTCAAGGCGCTCATCGTGCCCGCCGCCGCCAACGCCTTCGGCATCTTCTGGATGCGCCAGTACACCAGCACCAGCGTCCCCGACGAGCTGCTGGACGCCGCCCGGATCGAGGGCGCCGGGTTCTTCCGCCTGTACTGGCACGTGGTGCTGCCGTGCGTCCGCCCGGCGCTCGCGTTCCTCGGCATCTACACCTTCATCGGCGCCTGGAACGACTACATCCTGCCGCTGGTGATGCTGGTCGACCCGGGCCGCCTCACCCTCCAGGTGGCGCTGGCGCAGTTGTACTCCGGCCACTCAACGGACTACAGCATGGTGATGGCCGGGGTGCTGCTGTCCGTCATCCCGCTGGTGCTGGTGTTCACCTTCTTCGCCCGCGGCTTCATCGCCGACGCCACCAAGGGCGCCCTGAAGTGA
- a CDS encoding helix-turn-helix domain-containing protein — MLGGLGLSPVEEDVYLHLVDRGEATTAALGAALAHPADAIAEALAALARHGLVSTAPDEPGRHVVGPPTVTLGSLLAARRDVLHQAELAITELAERHRAAAGRDLGGLIEIVTGVQPISRRFLQVLESADREICGFTKSPPVAVGPRDNPAEPVVAGRGLRMRTVIEQSYLADPHSGVDIDQALGRGQEIAIAAELPVSMVIADSSIALVPAFADPQDTPRAILINSSGLLSPLVALFEKTWAAAYPLRPRTVRDGDPIPYADGTPGPAGLAPLDAKILDLLLAGLTDRAVAGTLGVSLRTVTRRIRHLMDLAGADNRIQLGWRATQRGWI, encoded by the coding sequence ATGCTGGGCGGTCTCGGCCTGAGCCCCGTCGAGGAAGACGTCTACCTGCACCTCGTCGACCGCGGCGAAGCCACCACCGCCGCACTCGGCGCGGCCCTCGCCCACCCGGCGGACGCCATCGCCGAAGCACTCGCCGCCCTCGCCCGTCACGGGCTGGTCAGCACCGCGCCCGACGAACCCGGCCGCCATGTCGTCGGCCCGCCCACCGTCACCCTCGGCTCGCTGCTCGCCGCCCGGCGCGACGTACTGCACCAGGCCGAGCTGGCCATCACCGAACTCGCCGAACGTCACCGCGCCGCCGCCGGTCGCGATCTCGGCGGCCTCATCGAGATCGTGACCGGCGTACAGCCCATCAGCCGGCGCTTCCTCCAGGTCCTGGAGTCGGCCGACCGCGAGATATGCGGCTTCACCAAGTCCCCGCCGGTCGCCGTCGGCCCGAGGGACAACCCCGCCGAACCCGTCGTCGCGGGACGAGGGCTGCGGATGCGGACGGTCATCGAGCAGTCGTACCTGGCCGACCCCCACTCGGGAGTCGACATCGACCAGGCCCTCGGCCGGGGCCAGGAGATCGCCATCGCCGCCGAACTGCCCGTGTCCATGGTCATCGCGGACTCGTCCATCGCGCTGGTGCCGGCCTTCGCCGACCCGCAGGACACCCCGCGGGCCATCCTGATCAACTCCAGCGGCCTGCTCAGCCCGCTCGTCGCCCTCTTCGAGAAGACCTGGGCCGCTGCGTACCCCCTGCGCCCGCGCACGGTCAGAGACGGCGACCCGATCCCGTACGCGGACGGCACCCCCGGCCCGGCCGGACTCGCCCCGCTCGACGCCAAGATCCTCGATCTCCTGCTGGCCGGACTCACCGACCGCGCCGTCGCCGGCACACTCGGCGTGTCCCTGCGCACCGTGACCCGCCGGATCCGGCACCTGATGGACCTCGCCGGCGCGGACAACCGCATCCAACTGGGCTGGCGGGCCACCCAACGCGGCTGGATCTGA